The genomic segment CTGGCAGAGCAGCTACGACTCGGTCCAGCGGCAGCTGCGCGACTTCGAGCTGGCCGGCGCGGAGGCACTCACCGAGCGGACCGTCCCGGTGGCGATCGGGATCCTGGCCCGGCTCGGGCTGGCCGGCGTACTCGGATTCCTGGCGGTGCTCCTGTCGATGATCATCGCCGTCCGGATCGGTCGGTCGTTGGCCCGCCGGCTGAGTGGACTGCGGGCCGCCGCGCAGGAGACGGCGACCGAACGGCTGCCGTCCGTCGTGGGCCGGCTCCGCCGGGGCGAGGACGTGAACCTCGACCGGGAGGTGCCCGCGCTCGATCACGGCGGGGACGAGATCGGCGAGGTCGCCCGGGCGTTCAGCGAGGTCCAGCAGACCGCCATCCGGTCGGCGATCGACGAGGCCGCCCTCCGGCGGGGACTCAACGACGTGTTCCTCAACATCGCCCGGCGTAGCCAGACGCTGCTGCACCGCCAACTCGCGCTGCTCGACCGGATGGAGCGGCGCACCACCGAGCCGGACGAGCTGGCCGACCTGTTCAAGGTGGACCATCTGGCGACCCGGATGCGTCGGCACGCGGAGGACCTGGTGATCCTCGCTGGCGCCACACCCGGCCGGGGCTGGCGCAATCCGGTGCCGATGGTGGACGTGATCCGGGGTGCCATCTCCGAGATCGAGGACTACGCCCGGGTCGACATCGCCACCGTGCAGCCGGCCGCGGCGGTCGGCCGGGCGGTCGGGGACGTGGTCCACCTGCTCGCCGAGCTGATCGAGAACGCCGCCTCGTTCTCCCCGCCGCACACCCGGATCAGGGTCTCCGGGGAGGTGCTGCCCAACGGGTACGCCATCGAGATCGAGGACCGTGGCCTCGGCATGCCGCCGGAGGCGTTGACCGAGGCGAACCAGCGACTGGCCGACCCGCCGGAGTTCGACCCCACCAACAGTGCCCGGCTCGGGCTCTTCGTCGTCGCCCAGCTCGGCGCCCGGCACGGCGTGAAGGTCCAGCTACGGACGTCGGCCTACGGCGGGGTGACGGCGGTGGCCCTGATCCCGTCCGACATCGTGGTCGCCGGCACCGGCACCCTCGCGCTCCCCGGCCGCCCGCCGCTGCCACTCGGCCCGAGCCCGGCCGGTGTCTCACCGGCCGCCGCCGGGGCCGCCCCGACGGCCCGACCCGGCCCACCCCGGGGCCGGGACCTCGACTCCACCGTGGAGTTCGTGCTCACCGGGGACCAGCTCGCGGCCCAGACCCCACCGAACCAGCCTCCCGTGATTCAGACCCCCGTGAGCCAAACCCCCGCGATCCAAACCCCCGCGATCCAGGCCCCCGCGACTCCAACCTCCGCGATCCAGGCCCCTGCCGTCCAGGGACCCGCGCACCGGGACTCCACCAGTCCGGCTTCCGCGACCCGGGCCGGCTCCGGAGAGCCCGTCCCGGCCGGCCCCGTCCCGGCCGGCCCCGTCCCGGCCGAATCCGGCCCGGCCGGCCCGGCCGGTCCCAGTCGGCCGGCCGAGGTGCAGATCGGCGAGGACGGGTTGCCGCGCCGGGTCCGGCAGACCAGCCTGGCCCCGCAGCTGCGCAAGCCGCAGTCCGGACCGCCCGGCCGGGCCGGCGCGACCCAGGAGATGCCGAGGCGGCCCGGCAACGGGCGCCCTCCGATCGTCGTCGCCGAAGCGCCGCCGCCGCCCCGCACCCCGGAGGAGGTCCGGTCGGTGATGGCGGCGCTGCAGTCCGGCACGGCGCGGGGCCGGCGGGACGCCACGGTGGAGCCGACCGAATCGAACCGGACGACCCAGCCCGGTCCGGCGGCCAGTACCGGTACCGGAGCACCAGCCACCGACGAGGGATCCCCCCACTCTGGAA from the Solwaraspora sp. WMMD1047 genome contains:
- a CDS encoding nitrate- and nitrite sensing domain-containing protein — its product is MNTRNWPIRSKIVALVAAPIAALLALWIFATTLTVGPASSLLAAQTLLDELGKPGEAMVAELQRERRLSTIYLAGRDNTTELAEQRVRTDAAITEFRRRTTGEELTDVATGLVSVRLAQTYTALDALSAGRGFIDRRDMDAAGAIGLYSGMIDTAFRTFSAMLALPDESLNREARALTALGRAREVLGQTDALLAGSFTAERFGDGEYTQLVQIIGTQRFLLADAVAELPDAGRAEYQRMTESDAFVRLRAMEEQLVANGRPGAPVPVDARAWQSSYDSVQRQLRDFELAGAEALTERTVPVAIGILARLGLAGVLGFLAVLLSMIIAVRIGRSLARRLSGLRAAAQETATERLPSVVGRLRRGEDVNLDREVPALDHGGDEIGEVARAFSEVQQTAIRSAIDEAALRRGLNDVFLNIARRSQTLLHRQLALLDRMERRTTEPDELADLFKVDHLATRMRRHAEDLVILAGATPGRGWRNPVPMVDVIRGAISEIEDYARVDIATVQPAAAVGRAVGDVVHLLAELIENAASFSPPHTRIRVSGEVLPNGYAIEIEDRGLGMPPEALTEANQRLADPPEFDPTNSARLGLFVVAQLGARHGVKVQLRTSAYGGVTAVALIPSDIVVAGTGTLALPGRPPLPLGPSPAGVSPAAAGAAPTARPGPPRGRDLDSTVEFVLTGDQLAAQTPPNQPPVIQTPVSQTPAIQTPAIQAPATPTSAIQAPAVQGPAHRDSTSPASATRAGSGEPVPAGPVPAGPVPAESGPAGPAGPSRPAEVQIGEDGLPRRVRQTSLAPQLRKPQSGPPGRAGATQEMPRRPGNGRPPIVVAEAPPPPRTPEEVRSVMAALQSGTARGRRDATVEPTESNRTTQPGPAASTGTGAPATDEGSPHSGRNA